From a region of the Hemibagrus wyckioides isolate EC202008001 linkage group LG06, SWU_Hwy_1.0, whole genome shotgun sequence genome:
- the si:ch211-184m13.4 gene encoding G-protein coupled receptor 183, giving the protein MATQSPSNESISNQTCNMFVYKESARILFPIFYIIVLVVSISGNSLVLYITSQKKKKFNSTTLYLINLAISDTLFTLALPGRITYYIRGFDWPFGDLLCRLTAVIFYSNTYTGIAFMTCISADRYLAMVHPHRCLKLRSLKVVRGICILVWAIVFLETSPMLFRSMMKEWQGQQTCMEYYNLDESPKTPYVLLFACFIGFCLPLGLILGCYSQINSKLSKMAKENPMTGKSGKSSRAKNIILLILLSFMLCFCPYHVNIMQFMVRRLLHKPSCEEMKSFKMSLQITVSMMNFNCCLDPVIYFFAIKTYKQRVMSLFRGYMPASLSSKSVPDNSSSNT; this is encoded by the coding sequence atGGCCACTCAATCTCCATCAAATGAAAGTATCTCCAACCAAACCTGTAATATGTTTGTCTACAAGGAATCAGCTCGGATTCTCTTTCCCATCTTCTACATTATTGTGCTTGTTGTCAGTATCTCAGGCAACAGCCTGGTTCTGTACATTACtagccagaagaagaagaagttcaaCTCCACCACACTGTACCTTATCAATCTGGCCATCTCTGATACCCTCTTTACTCTTGCGCTTCCCGGTCGGATCACCTACTACATCCGTGGTTTTGACTGGCCCTTCGGAGATCTTCTCTGCAGGCTCACTGCTgtaattttctattcaaacaCCTATACTGGCATCGCTTTCATGACCTGCATCAGTGCTGATCGCTACCTGGCCATGGTACATCCACACAGGTGTCTGAAGCTGAGGAGTCTGAAGGTGGTGCGAGGAATCTGCATCCTGGTCTGGGCAATCGTTTTCCTAGAAACATCTCCTATGCTCTTCAGAAGCATGATGAAAGAATGGCAAGGTCAACAAACATGCATGGAGTACTACAACTTGGATGAATCCCCTAAAACCCCATATGTGCTTTTGTTTGCCTGTTTTATTGGTTTCTGTTTGCCCCTGGGTCTTATCCTGGGCTGCTACAGCCAGATCAATTCAAAGCTTTCCAAGATGGCCAAGGAGAACCCTATGACTGGCAAGTCAGGAAAAAGCAGCAGGGCCAAGAATATAATATTGCTGATTTTGCTGAGCTTCATGCTGTGCTTCTGCCCATACCACGTCAATATCATGCAGTTCATGGTGCGCAGACTTCTCCATAAGCCTTCTTGTGAGGAAATGAAGTCCTTCAAGATGTCTCTTCAGATCACTGTATCCATGATGAACTTCAACTGCTGCCTGGATCCAGTCATCTACTTTTTTGCAATTAAGACCTATAAGCAGAGAGTAATGAGCCTTTTTAGGGGATACATGCCTGCGTCACTCTCCTCAAAGAGCGTGCCTgataacagcagcagcaacactTGA